One Rosa chinensis cultivar Old Blush chromosome 3, RchiOBHm-V2, whole genome shotgun sequence DNA window includes the following coding sequences:
- the LOC112193475 gene encoding xylan glycosyltransferase MUCI21: MVYHQRRKGEKPTEDEDEEGQSLAMECASSGYYKRSRPKLLTFLFISLLSCGFILVPHLIFSSVTTFSLSQSPQVENEGPITAAAVIDPKAPFYSSVNNGAICCDRSSIRSDVCTMKGDVRTHSPSSSIFVYESQDEAVKNEEDLQHEKIRPYTRKWETNIMDTIDELDLIAKKNTLIMNHHKCDVQHDVPAVFFSTGGYTGNVYHEFNDGIMPLYITSQHFNKKVVFVILEFHNWWVMKYSDILSHLSDYPLIDFRTDKRVHCFPEAIVGLKIHDELTVDSSLMERNASIVEFRNLLDRAYRPQIRSLMYEHAKLSVVPKLKKPSRIRRKVQEHPFNKPKLVIISRNGSRAITNENFLVKMAEKVGFQVQVLRPDSRTMLAEIYWALNSSDVMIGVHGAAMTHFLFMKPGSVFIQIIPLGTEWAAEAYYGEPAKKLGLKYIGYQILTKESSLYDKYDKDDPVLKDPRSVTRKGWQYTKMIYLEDQTVRLHLPRFRKQLVGAFDYTIDRLNQQGPNIQSH, translated from the exons atggtaTACCACCAGCGCAGGAAAGGCGAAAAGCCTACCGAGGATGAAGATGAGGAGGGTCAGAGTCTTGCAATGGAGTGTGCGAGCTCTGGTTACTACAAAAGATCAAGGCCCAAGCTTCTCACCTTTCTCttcatctctcttctctcttgtgGCTTCATATTAGTCCCTCATCTGATATTTTCCTCTGTCACCACTTTCTCTCTTTCAC AATCACCGCAAGTAGAAAACGAAGGCCCTATTACTGCTGCTGCTGTTATAGACCCAAAGGCTCCCTTCTATTCTTCAGTCAATAATG GAGCTATATGTTGTGATAGAAGCAGTATCCGTTCAGATGTTTGTACCATGAAAGGGGATGTAAGAACACACTCGCCTTCCTCTTCTATCTTCGTCTACGAATCGCAAGACGAAGCAGTGAAGAATGAGGAGGATCTCCAACACGAAAAGATCAGACCATACACCAGAAAATGGGAAACAAATATTATGGACACCATTGATGAGTTGGATCTCATTGCAAAGAAAAACACTCTGATCATGAACCATCAtaaatgtgatgtccaacatgaTGTTCCAGCAGTGTTTTTCTCAACCGGGGGCTACACCGGCAACGTCTACCATGAATTTAATGATGGGATAATGCCACTGTACATTACTTCCCAACATTTCAACAAGAAGGTTGTGTTCGTCATTCTTGAATTTCACAATTGGTGGGTCATGAAATATTCAGACATTCTTTCCCATCTCTCAGATTATCCCTTAATAGATTTCCGTACTGATAAGAGAGTTCATTGCTTCCCTGAAGCCATTGTCGGTTTGAAAATTCACGATGAGCTGACTGTGGATTCTTCATTGATGGAAAGGAATGCGAGCATAGTCGAGTTTCGAAATCTCCTAGACAGAGCTTACCGGCCTCAGATCAGAAGTCTAATGTATGAACATGCAAAGCTTTCTGTTGTTCCCAAGTTGAAAAAACCATCAAGAATCAGGAGAAAAGTGCAAGAGCATCCATTTAATAAGCCGAAGTTGGTTATTATATCTCGAAATGGATCAAGGGCAATAACAAATGAGAATTTTCTGGTGAAAATGGCTGAGAAAGTCGGGTTTCAAGTCCAAGTTTTGAGGCCAGATAGCCGGACAATGTTAGCAGAGATTTATTGGGCTCTAAATTCGAGTGACGTCATGATTGGGGTTCATGGGGCTGCCATGACACATTTTCTGTTCATGAAGCCTGGTTCTGTGTTCATTCAAATCATTCCTCTCGGAACTGAATGGGCAGCAGAGGCATATTATGGAGAACCTGCAAAGAAGCTTGGGTTGAAGTACATTGGATACCAAATCCTTACGAAAGAGAGCTCATTATATGACAAGTATGATAAGGATGATCCTGTTCTTAAAGATCCAAGGAGTGTAACCAGAAAGGGATGGCAATACACAAAGATGATCTATCTTGAGGATCAGACAGTAAGACTACACCTCCCAAGATTTCGGAAGCAGTTGGTTGGCGCTTTTGATTACACCATTGATAGATTGAATCAGCAGGGTCCTAATATTCAGTCACATTGA